In Papilio machaon chromosome W, ilPapMach1.1, whole genome shotgun sequence, a single genomic region encodes these proteins:
- the LOC123722955 gene encoding uncharacterized protein LOC123722955: MPKCRSCGKYAANADCIRCSKCSNAYHRACSAVPVGRSPIGFTCQGCKAKPADNVSSESSSPGDDTMAPGKGEPDHTRMLYELIQEVKGLRSDLKDTRSEIQQFKADLQACCGRITLVEQRVIEVEKKIDTKSSDNVHLENMIADLKVQLDERDQELLLNDVEIAGLPEERSENALHLASVVAVKLGLTLEERDIVHAERRGAVRRNRSDGEGAPQQPRPLVVRLARRAQRDAMLRAARVRRGLSTSDMNLPGASRKVYVNERLTRNNRQLFGKAREAASRVQWKYVWTKGGLVFTRKDDGKAVERIRTEQDINKIFV; encoded by the coding sequence ATGCCAAAGTGCCGTTCGTGTGGCAAATACGCGGCAAATGCGGACTGTATTCGCTGTTCCAAATGTTCAAATGCTTACCACCGCGCCTGCAGCGCAGTGCCTGTTGGGCGTAGCCCAATAGGGTTTACGTGCCAGGGCTGCAAAGCTAAGCCTGCTGACAACGTCTCGTCAGAAAGTTCAAGCCCTGGTGACGACACAATGGCCCCTGGTAAGGGTGAGCCTGATCATACCCGTATGCTTTACGAACTCATCCAAGAGGTGAAGGGACTTAGAAGCGACCTCAAGGATACAAGAAGTGAGATACAGCAATTTAAAGCAGATTTGCAGGCATGCTGCGGCCGGATAACTTTAGTCGAACAAAGAGTTATCGAAGTCGAGAAAAAAATCGACACAAAATCATCCGACAACGTCCACCTTGAAAATATGATAGCGGACCTGAAAGTACAACTAGACGAACGTGATCAAGAGTTGTTGCTAAATGACGTGGAAATAGCGGGACTGCCAGAGGAGAGAAGCGAGAACGCACTCCATCTTGCCAGCGTTGTGGCCGTAAAGTTGGGGCTGACGCTGGAGGAGCGTGATATCGTGCACGCGGAACGACGGGGCGCCGTGCGGCGCAACCGCAGCGACGGGGAGGGTGCGCCGCAGCAACCGCGACCGTTGGTCGTGCGACTGGCGCGTCGCGCTCAGCGCGACGCCATGCTACGCGCAGCGCGTGTCCGTCGCGGCCTCTCCACGTCCGACATGAACCTGCCTGGGGCGTCGAGGAAGGTTTACGTCAATGAACGCCTCACCCGGAACAACCGGCAGCTGTTTGGTAAGGCGCGAGAAGCGGCTTCCCGTGTACAATGGAAGTACGTGTGGACGAAAGGTGGACTGGTATTTACAAGGAAGGATGACGGTAAGGCTGTTGAGCGTATTCGTACTGaacaagatataaataaaatttttgtttaa